In Plasmodium vivax chromosome 14, whole genome shotgun sequence, the genomic window CGCCGCATCTTCATGGGCACTTTTACTTCCCTCTTCTTTCTCAACCTTACTTTTTTTGAAGGCAGTGGTTGCGCCCTCAGCGTAGGCGTCTCCATTCACCTTCGAGATAGTTCTTTTGTTCCtgtttcgttcatttttagtGTTGCAACAGTAGGCATATATTAGGCAGCACAGTCCACAGGTCAGTGACGCCAAAATGCCTTGCACCGTGAACAAGAACACGGTCGTGTTGTTGTGAGACATTTGTAGCGAGGGGAGACGGGAGATACGCTCGTTACGGGGTGACGCGATTTACGGGGTGACTGGGGTGATGGAAACCGAGGGGCCCCCAACTTCACGCGCTGCTAACTGGGGAAGCGGCTAATCTGATAAACAAAACAGTTGGCGGAGTTGTcaagacaaaaaaattaactagTGGCAAAACACACTGCGTATGCTGCCACTCTTACAACTGCATgcccagaaaaaaaaatataggcCTCACTTTTTTGGAGGCACAacaaaacattttaaataaatttttttgatacaaaaattattcagTGTTAAAAAGTTATGTTTTAACACGGAGGGGAACAATCACGCGTCTATAGCGAAGCTTATGATTGCAAACAATTCGCAAagtgcgggaaaaaaaatatttcaaattaaacacacgaaaaaaatacagcgCAAATGTGGCGCGAAAGTAGCAAATACGTGACAAACATGTGACAAAAATGTGACAAATACgtgacaaaaatgtgataaaaatgtgaCACAAAGGTAACAAAAAGGTGACACAAATATAACATAACTGTTgagaataatttaaaaattttccttcacatttgcgcgttttcattttgcgcgTTTCCGCTTTGCGCGATTTCcggtgttatttttttttccgtggatcatccccattttgcgcttaGCAAGGGCGCTAATTTCGCTACAAAAAAAgcgttttaattttcccccgTTTCGGATGTAGAAAAGTGCGTAACCCTTTCGCGTGGGAATTTCTTCTCGAGGGAATTTCTTCACGAGCGAATTTCTTCACGCGGGGTTTTCCGGTTAAATGTCTTGCCCCGCATGTGAGGCGCTCCATGGggcatatacatttatgtgaCCCCTTTTGTGCCAATGCAGGAAAATAGGCAAACCGCCACGCGCGTGTTAATATGGGCTGTGGAGCaggcatgtacatatacataattacatGCGCACATGCGCACCTGATTCAAGTTctgcttttcccccttctcttaaaaatgttcagaggagaaaaaaaaaaaaaaagcgcaaaaggggTGAACACAACGGTGACAAAAGAACAACCACAAAAGAACAATCTTGAGGTGCAACCTTGCGGGAGAGCAGAGCGCAACCGCGACAGCGACCCTAACCACGACCGCATTCGATAATTGGCTGCGCCTGTTCGATCGGGGCACCCACCCCTCCCCGCGAACAGCTTCCCGTAATGCTACATGTTTGCAGATTACACAAACGTTATATTGCTATACTTAAAAAGTGAcgagttggaaaaaaatgcggaaaaaaaaaattaaaaatcagGAATTATCTACATGTACATTTAATCATCTGCGCTTGCGGTAacacttcccttttgctgtGTGCACACGGGGAATTTCACTTCTCACTTTTGTCCCTTTCGTAAAAGAGGTGATGGCGATTAGAGTGGCAAATGGTTGTGGGTGGTGGAGACACCTTCTAGTTTGTATTCACGTGCTGATAAAGTAGCTGTTTATCCTGCGAAAAATGGGGGTGCACAGATATGTGCGCTTGGGCATACATATGCAGCTCTGTGTGAGCACCTCTACATGTTCTTGCGATGATGCACACGAATGCAGATGCAGGCTAAGGCGCAGCGTTACCAGGGGTGGTCGATCGCCTCAATCACGTTCAGCCGTTTGGACGGGTTAATCTGCAGGAGGGACTGAATGAAGTTCTTTGCCTCCGAGGATATATTAAACCAGTATCGTTCGTGGAACGTTACCTTTTcctgaaaaaaatggaaacgaGGTGACATGCGTTCGTTCACGTGGGTTTCGCGTGCTCGTCTATCTCTGAGTTGAACAGAAGGACCAAGTCGTACACAGACGTGTTTTGCAGTTGACTCGAATGGTGTCACGACGCAACTGTTATGAAGGATTTAATGCTGGGTGAAAGTACCCCTTCAACCATCCCCCTATCGACGAGGAGCTAATCATTCATTATAGCATgttacgcaaaaaaaggtacccCCCGTagataattcttttttttttttttttctttgcgcCCTACCTCAAACCTAGAACAGGGGTAAAAGGGCCTATAGCCTCCTAAAAGGATGTAGATGATTATGCCCAGTGCCCACATGTCCACTTTGTTGTTAAAGTTGGattcctgcgggggggaagcggtgttGAAGTGACGTGGGAGTGACCCCCTGTGAAGGTACCCCCCTGTGGAGGCACCCCCCTGTGAACAAGTTTAAACGTTGGGGGCGCGCCCCGCTCGGAGTGCCCTCTGGCCGGTCTAACTTGGAACAACTCGGGGGCGATGAACCCGTAGCTACCCCTTATCCCGCGGTAGGGGTAGAACTCGTCAAAGGGACACCTGACGGACAATCCGAAGTCGCCAATTTTCACGATGCTCTTAAAAGTTTTGTCATTCGGATGCTTGGCGACATTTTCATTAATCGAGCTGAGCAATTTCTTaatattcaattttttccccttaacaCTGCGTGATGGTTCCAGGTCGGAGAGCATTTCGgactcaaaaaggaaagactCTTCCAAATGGAAGAGAAGCAAATTCTGAGGCTTTATATCGCAGTGTATGATTCCCTTAATGTGAAGGTAATAAAGAGCAAACAGAATTTGGCTGACAATTATTTTCACCTCCGTTTCGTCTAGGATGTTAAAGCCTACATAGGAGTATAAATCCCCAATGGAAGAATATTCTAGGAGCACCCAAATGTCATTTTCATCTTCTGCACTTAATAtcatttgtaaaatattgcaatgtttcaattttttgtgtatcCCTATTTCTTCTCTTAGTTCTTCTATGTCTCTCAGTTTGTAATACAATTCTTTATGCTTTACCTTTAACACTAAGTGCAGCGTTTTATGTTCGTACGTTTCATCTGGAATGTCGTGCCAGTAGTGCTTCTCCgtacttccccccttcgtgTGATCCTTCGCATGGCCCTCCGCGTTGTCATTTTGCCTGCTGACAAGCGCGAGGGGGAAAGCTCCCTCCGCTTCGTGGCGGAAGACTTCAACTGCTTCGACGGCTTCTACTTCTTTGATGGCTTCTTCATCGACGACTTCGAGGgcttctcctgcttcttccccctcgtctGTTCCGTTACCGCCGCACTGCCTTAACCGTTCCTTCTCAGtttgctcttccttttctgcatACACCTGGCGATGCAGTTCCCCTTCCGAAAACCCCCTTTCGCAACACGGGCAGATGTTAATCGTTCCCTCCGTTTCCAAGCTGCTGTTCCCCGTGTCGGT contains:
- a CDS encoding calcium-dependent protein kinase 3, putative (encoded by transcript PVX_122970A) encodes the protein MSLKRTPFSFISDIITNIKNGNNNGEVTAANRQNSYAHIKEFNITELGDFKIIKVLLRGLSSTVCLCEWIIDCRKTLVLKNYVKYINNDILSWNIKIDESNETDTGNSSLETEGTINICPCCERGFSEGELHRQVYAEKEEQTEKERLRQCGGNGTDEGEEAGEALEVVDEEAIKEVEAVEAVEVFRHEAEGAFPLALVSRQNDNAEGHAKDHTKGGSTEKHYWHDIPDETYEHKTLHLVLKVKHKELYYKLRDIEELREEIGIHKKLKHCNILQMILSAEDENDIWVLLEYSSIGDLYSYVGFNILDETEVKIIVSQILFALYYLHIKGIIHCDIKPQNLLLFHLEESFLFESEMLSDLEPSRSVKGKKLNIKKLLSSINENVAKHPNDKTFKSIVKIGDFGLSVRCPFDEFYPYRGIRGSYGFIAPELFQESNFNNKVDMWALGIIIYILLGGYRPFYPCSRFEEKVTFHERYWFNISSEAKNFIQSLLQINPSKRLNVIEAIDHPW